In one window of Leptolyngbya sp. 'hensonii' DNA:
- a CDS encoding hybrid sensor histidine kinase/response regulator, with translation MSLSPATTDYLHRLLIQNLDHFKSADLPNISCQTSLPLDLPTLLQTIASEDKQALALNLEELAFSHQQLATLEPENQYQLAAIEQQIFQLLGFHKPQLREPVILVIDDNPENLYLLKRTLTQGGYDVQVATNGAIALSCLHHIMPDLILLDIMMPDMNGYEVCQRLKADPSFQDIPIIFITVMDEMADRMKAFSSGGVDYITKPFSIQEVLARVTTQIKTRNLQKELQTRNEQLQQEIRARKRAEEEALRALAKEKELSELKSRFISMASHELRTPLTTIQSTVELLEHYQWTEVERLQRLEQIREAVQHMNHLLEDVLLIGKAAVDKVQPKPEWLDVVQFCQDLLAGIQLTIGKYHHIRFSSQADGLSVWLDPKLLRQILYNLLSNAIKYSAEASRVDVILTQWDQQLLLQVRDEGIGIPPEDQERLFEAFHRATNVEAISGTGLGLTIVKQCVDLQSGQITLESTVGHGTLFTVILPLQKAP, from the coding sequence AACTACTGACTACTTACACCGGCTCCTGATCCAAAATCTGGACCATTTTAAGTCTGCAGACTTGCCAAACATTTCTTGCCAGACTAGTCTGCCGCTCGATCTGCCGACCCTGCTCCAGACCATCGCCTCAGAGGACAAGCAGGCTCTGGCTCTCAATCTAGAAGAACTGGCCTTCTCCCATCAGCAACTGGCCACTTTAGAGCCAGAAAACCAGTATCAACTGGCTGCAATAGAACAACAAATCTTCCAATTACTGGGGTTCCACAAGCCTCAACTTCGAGAACCGGTGATTCTGGTCATTGATGATAACCCAGAAAATCTGTACCTGTTGAAGCGAACCCTGACTCAGGGTGGATATGATGTCCAAGTTGCTACCAATGGAGCGATCGCCCTCTCCTGCCTGCATCACATCATGCCAGATCTGATTCTCCTGGACATCATGATGCCCGACATGAATGGGTATGAGGTTTGTCAACGATTGAAGGCAGATCCCTCCTTTCAGGACATTCCCATCATTTTCATCACCGTCATGGACGAAATGGCCGATCGCATGAAAGCTTTTAGCAGTGGGGGGGTTGACTATATCACCAAGCCTTTCTCAATTCAGGAAGTCCTGGCCAGGGTGACCACCCAGATCAAAACCCGTAACCTGCAAAAGGAATTGCAGACCCGGAATGAGCAACTGCAACAGGAAATTCGTGCCCGCAAACGGGCAGAGGAAGAGGCTCTAAGGGCTCTGGCCAAGGAAAAAGAATTGAGTGAGTTGAAGTCTCGTTTCATTTCCATGGCTTCCCATGAACTACGCACTCCTCTGACAACTATTCAATCCACCGTAGAACTGTTAGAGCACTACCAATGGACGGAAGTTGAACGGCTACAACGATTAGAGCAAATTCGAGAGGCCGTCCAGCATATGAATCATCTGTTGGAAGATGTGCTTCTGATCGGTAAAGCAGCCGTAGATAAAGTTCAACCCAAACCAGAATGGCTAGATGTGGTCCAGTTCTGTCAGGATCTGCTCGCAGGCATTCAACTCACGATCGGCAAATATCACCACATCCGCTTTTCCAGCCAGGCAGATGGGCTGTCAGTCTGGCTAGACCCCAAGCTATTGCGTCAGATCCTTTACAATTTGCTGTCCAATGCCATTAAATACTCTGCTGAAGCAAGCAGAGTGGACGTTATTCTGACCCAATGGGATCAACAACTGCTTTTGCAGGTTCGGGATGAGGGGATTGGGATTCCCCCAGAGGACCAGGAACGGCTGTTTGAAGCTTTCCACCGAGCAACTAACGTAGAGGCCATTTCAGGTACAGGGTTAGGACTGACGATCGTCAAACAATGTGTAGACCTTCAATCAGGGCAGATTACCCTGGA